The Euphorbia lathyris chromosome 2, ddEupLath1.1, whole genome shotgun sequence genome includes a window with the following:
- the LOC136220154 gene encoding rRNA-processing protein fcf2-like: MEEKKPAIGLSWNPKLPVLSSSSTTKISNVYSKGQTDTGSLWKPNSQLVDGLYVPSNDPKKLNKLLKNQAKDTLGKDWFDMAAPTITPELKNDLQLLKLRNALDPKRHFKKGASKSKTLPKYFQVGTVVESTADFFSGRMTKKERKTTLAEEVLSDRNLAAYRKRKVREIEEHNRPGGNDKWKIKGRQSRQRAKQRRH; this comes from the exons ATGGAAGAAAAGAAGCCAGCCATAGGGCTTTCATGGAATCCAAAATTGCCAGTTTTATCTTCAAGTTCAACTACAAAAATTAGTAATGTTTACTCCAAAGGCCAAACCGACACTGGTTCGCTGTGGAAACCCAATTCACAGCTTGTTGATGGGCTCTATGTACCTTCTAAtgaccctaaaaagttgaaCAAGTTACTTAAGAACCAAGCCAAAGATACTCTTGGGAAGGATTG GTTTGACATGGCTGCTCCAACCATCACCCCAGAATTGAAAAATGATCTTCAGCTACTTAAG CTGAGGAATGCTCTTGATCCAAAGAGACACTTCAAGAAGGGTGCTTCAAAATCAAAAACACTTCCCAAGTATTTTCAG GTTGGTACAGTTGTTGAGTCGACGGCAGATTTCTTTTCGGGCAGGATGACTAAGAAGGAGAGGAAGACGACCCTTGCAGAGGAAGTGCTTTCTGATCGTAATCTTGCAGCTTACAG GAAGCGCAAGGTTCGAGAGATTGAAGAACACAATCGACCAGGTGGAAATGATAAGTGGAAGATAAAGGGTCGACAGTCTAGGCAACGAGCCAAGCAGAGAAGGCACTGA